The genomic DNA GCGTGGTCGCCACGCCGTAAGGGATCGCCGCGACGCGAGTCGCCATGCGCAACAAACGAGCCAGCGGATCTCTCCGCTGGCCCGACATGATAGGACGAATATCCATTTACAGCGATTCGATGACCGAGTTGAACGTTGCGCTAGGCCGCATCGCGTTGCTCAGCTTTTCTGGATTGGGCTGATAGTAGCCGCCCAAATCGACAGGTTGGCCTTGAGCATCGCTGAGTTCGGCGACGATCTTCGCTTCCTGATCGGCCAACTGGCTGGCGACGGCTGCAAATCGTTGTTGCAGTTCAGCGTCTTGCGTTTGCGCGGCCAGTGCCTGAGCCCAATAGAGCGTCAGATAGAAGTGGCTGCCACGGTTGTCGATCTCTTTAACTTTTCGCGACGGCGACTTGTCGTTGTCCAGGAATGTTCCCGTCGCGGTGTTCAGCGTTTCCGCCAGAACCAAGGCTTTCTTGTTGCCTGTCTTGGTTCCCAGATCTTCCAGCGAGACAGCCAATGCCAAGAATTCGCCTAACGAATCCCAACGCAGGTGCCCCTCTTCGACAAATTGCTGAACATGTTTGGGAGCCGATCCGCCAGCACCGGTTTCGAACAAGCCACCGCCGGCCAGCAGCGGTACGATCGAAAGCATCTTGGCGCTGGTTCCCAGTTCGAGAATCGGGAACAGATCGGTCAGGTAATCTCGCAACACGTTGCCGGTGACCGAGATCGTGTCCTTGCCTTCCTTCGCCCGTTGGCAGGCGTGCAGGGTGGCTTCGACAGGTGGCATGATCTGGATGTCCAAGCCTGCGGTATCGTGTTCGGGCAGGTACTTGTTCACCTTGGCGATCAGGTTGGCGTCGTGGGCGCGGTTTTCATCCAACCAGAAGACGGCGGTCGCGCCGGTCGCTCGGGCGCGGGTGACGGCCAGTTTGACCCAGTCCCGGATCGGCGCGTCTTTGGTTTGGCACATCCGCCAGATGTCGCCGGCGGCAACTTCGTGTTGCATCAACGTCTCGCCCTGCCCGTCGACAACGCGGACGGTTCCATCGGCTGGGATTTCAAAGGTCTTATCGTGCGACCCGTACTCTTCGGCCTTCTGTGCCATCAGGCCGACATTCGCGACGCTGCCCATCGTGGTCACGTCGAACGCGCCGTTCTTTTTGCAGAAGTCGATCGTCGCTTGGTAGACGCCCGCGTAGCAGCGGTCGGGGATGACAGCTTTCATGTCGTGCAGCTTGCCATCGGGGCCCCACATGCGGCCGGAGGTGCGAATCGCGGCGGGCATCGATGCGTCGATGATCACGTCGCTAGGGACGTGCAGGTTGGTGATCCCTTTGTCCGAATCGACCATCGCCAATTCGGGACGCTTTTCCATTTCGGCAGCGATGGCGGCTTTGATTTCGGCTTGTTTCGCTTCGTCCAGTTTACCGAGTTTTGCGTACAGATCGCCCAGGCCGTTGTTCGGGTTGAAGCCGATTTCGTCGAGCTCCGCGGAATACTTTTCGATCACGTCGCTGAAGAAGACGCGGACGGCGTGTCCGAAGATGATTGGGTCGGAGACCTTCATCATCGTCGCTTTCATGTGCAGCGAAAACAGGACGTTGTTCTGGCGCGCGTCTTCGATTTCTTTGGCGAAGAAGGCTTGCAGTTTGCTGCGGCTGATCCGCGATCCGTCGATGATCTCGCCGGCTTGAATTGGGAAGTCCTTTTTCAGCACGGTCACCGAACCATCGGCGGCAACCAGTTCGATTCGAACGGTGCCCGCGGCGGCCATTTCATGAGATAGTTCGCTGCCGTAGAAGTCACCGTCGTCCATCGACGCCACGTGCGACTTGGAATCGGCCGACCAAGCGCCCATCGAGTGTGGGTTCTTGCGGGCGTACTGCTTTACTGGAGCAGCGACGCGGCGGTCGGAGTTGCCTTCGCGAAGGACCGGATTGACGGCGCTGCCAAGCACTTTGGCGTAGCGATCGCGAATCTCTTGATCGGCATCGGTTTTGGGTTCGGCAGGGAAGTTGGGCAGTTCGTAGCCGTGCTGTTGCAGTTCGCTGATCGCGGCGTTCAATTGCGGGATCGATGCGCTGACGTTGGGCAGTTTGATGATGTTCGCTTCGGGAGTCTTGGCGAGTTCGCCGAGTTCCGCCAAGGCATCGGTCTGTTGTTGGTTGGCGGGCAGGCGATCGGAGAAGTTTGCCAAAATGCGGCCGGCCAGCGAGATGTCTTTGGTTTCGACATCGATCCCCGCAGCGGTTGCAAACGCGCGGATGATCGGCAGCAAAGAACCGGTGGCCAGGGCGGGAGCTTCATCGGTTTGCGTGTAAATGATCTTTGCTTGGGCCATGGATGTTCCTTTGGATGTCGGGCTACGGGAATGACCGCAGCGACTGTTCTGAATAACGTTGAGTGAGTTGTCGTTGGAGGCGAATGGGGACGCAGTTCCTCCGCGGCAAGGAGGGGGCCACGCATTGAACCCGCAATCGGCATCGGACGCGATTGTAACGGGGAAAGGGCGGCCGATGTAGCCGCCACGTTCCGCCGGGGACGACTTGTCGCAGGGCGAAACCGAATTGCCACGCTCCGGAATCGTCGATGTTTGTCGATCCGATGACCCAACGTGTCACGACGGCAGGCGACACTGCGGGAGTTGTCAGCACGCGTCGGCGTCGGCTGGCGAACTGCCAACCATGGCAGACGCTTGCCGGGCACGCCGCCGGTTAAAACATTGGACGATTCGACAGGGAGGCTTCCACAATGGTTCTTGATTCCGCGTTTTCAACAGTTTCGCATTGCCAAAACCAAGCCACATCGTGCGGCTTGGGACTGGCCGATAACTTCGCTCCCGCCGCCGTGGCGGCCAAAGTGCTTGCCGCCGCTCACCTCCAGCCGCGGGCGTATCAGCGGCGGATGGTGGTCGCGGCGCTGCAGATGGTTGCTGGGCGGTGGCGTGCGCCGGACGGGCAGCTGGCTCCCGCGGCGGGGCGTGTCTTAGTCGAGAGTCCCGTCGGCAGCGGCAAGACAGTGATCGGACTAGCGATTGCCCGCGCGCTTCAACGTGCGACCGGATGCCGCGTCGGCTGGGCTGCGATGCGGAGGAACTCGTTGGCTCGCGTCGCTGCGGAAAACGCGTCGCGGGATTTCAACCTGGATCTGCAAACGATCAGCATGTTCGACAAGTCGCCGGCAGAAGTCGACCTGTTGGTGGTCGATGAAGTCGAGTGTGGTGGAACGGCGCAGATCGAACGACTGCACCGGCAACTGCATCCCCGGTGGACCCTCGGGCTGGCGGCAAACAGCGATCCGATCAAGGCTTGTTTCGACCGCGTGATCCGCGACGCGGGAGTCTCGCAATTGATCGCCGATGGTCATTTGAGTCCCTACCGTCACTACACGCTGGGCGAGTATACGCCAGCGGTGGTTGCGAAGCGGTTGATTGAAGAGCCCGATCGATGGGGACGGTCGTTGGTGTTTTTCCAACGCCGACAGCAGGGACTCGCCTGTTCCGGTCTGTTGCAGGAACAGGGAATCGCTTGCGAGCTGTTGGGGACCGGGGCGCATCGGGAACGCCAGTTGAACGGGTTCGAACGAGGAAGCGTGCGTGTTTTGATCAGCACCGCGGCTGTACCCGAATCGCTCGATTGCCCCGAGCTGAAAACGGTCTTCTGTCGTCCGGCGGGGCGCAGCAGCATGTTGGACATGGCGGGGCCGGTGTTTTGCAAGTCGGTGGGGCAGCCGATCAAGCAGATCGTGCAATGTCGGCAGGCGGCTTTTCCAATGTGGAAACGGATCGAGGCGGAGGAGCAGTGGGAATGGAACCAGGGTGCTTGGCGAAGCGTGGCGGTGAACCGGCAACTGGCGCAAAGCGTCGCTCCGTCGGATCCGCTTCGGTTGGCATCGGAGTTCCAGCGGCAGGAGGATGTTTTCCTTGGGCGGGAGCGGTTGCGATGCTCCACCGTGAGTCACAGCGTTAGGTTTTAGGGTGCGTCAATTTTGCAATGAGCCGTTTTTTGATAGCACACGGCGCCGGCTGACCTTGCATCGCGGGAAGCGGTTGGGTTATTGAAGCAGGCTGTGGTTGGGATGCGGCGCGTTCGCTTCGTTTTGGGTGCCTTGGTCGCACTGAGAAGGAGGCTGCGTCCGCAGCTTCGATCGACATCCGTCATTTGACAGAAAACAAAGGTCGCAGATATGTTCGGGCTCACTTTGAGATACGCAACCGTAGGGATTCTGACTTTAATGACGCAGCATGTCTTTGCCCAAATTACCCCCTCACGAACGACTGCAGGAACCGCACAGGCGGTCGTTCGCTTAGAAGACCAATTGATCAACGGCTTGCGGGCCACGCGTGAAGAGCAGCAAGCGTTTCTGAGAAGCGTGGTCGTGCTCAGCGATCAGGGAAAGTTGGATAAGCGATTGATCAACGCGATCTATGTTTGGTCTCGTCGACGTCAGCCGCTTTATCCGTTCCCCTTCTTTGAACGAGGCCTTCGGATCGAAGCACAGAAACGGGGGATCGCTTTGCCCGTTGTCAATCTCGTGCAACGGGTTGGCGGTGTGACGCCACCGGCAAGTCTAACGCGCTAGCATTGAAAGTCAGGAATCGCCGACAGCTGGCGTGAATCGGGTGGCGGCGATAGATTGACCAGGCAACGTTGTGTTTGGTCAGGGCGTCGGCGGAGCTTTTTAGAAGGCTTGTGACGGCGGAGCGACGCAGCCACGCACTCCCTCTGTCATTTGTCGAACGTTGAAGGAAGCGATCCACTTTGATCACAAAGATTACCGGAAAACTGGCGTCACTGAGCGAAGAGTCGGCGATCTTGGATATTCCGCCGTTCGAGTACGAGGTCTTTATTCCCGATTTCACGCGGCGTCAGTTGCAGGGAAAAATCGGCACGACCATTTCGCTGCATACGTTGAATTACATCGACGGCAATGCAGCTCAGGGCGGCCGGCTGTCACCCCGCCTGGTCGGATTTGTCGCCACAGTGGAGAAGCAGTTTTTCGAACTGTTCTGCAGCGTCGATGGGGTTGGCGTCAAAAAAGCGTTGCGTGCGATGGTCCGCCCTGTCAAAGAGATGGCAGTGATGATCGAGCAGCAGGACGCCAAGGGGCTGTCGAGTTTGCCTGGGATCGGCCCGGCGACCGCAGAGCGCGTGATCGCCAAACTGCGTCGCAAGATGCCTCGGTTCGCCTTGTTGGTCGGTCGCGATGCAACGCCCGAAGGGGACGACGACCAACTGGATGTCGTGCGCGATACGTTTGATGCCTTGTTGGCGCTCGGACATGGCGAAGCCGACGCGCGGCAATTGATCGACGATGCGATGGCCAGCAAAAAGAAGTTCAAAGATACCGAATCGCTGCTGACTGCGATCTATCAAAAGAGCACGCAATAGGTGTTGGCGTGAGGTCGTTGGAGCTATGGCTTCAGGCGACCGCGCACACCCAGGTCGGCTGAAGCCTCGACTGCAGCGCTGTCTTTCTGTTTTCGGCTGCATTAAGATAGCCAGCGGCAACGAACACGTGTGGGCGTTGCCACGCATTTGCTGGAACCGGAGCTCTCCTCGGCGAATCCTCCGATTCTGCCCGAACTTCTTATTAAGAGAGCCGATCATGTTTCGTCTATTGCCGCGCGTTTTCCTGTTCGCTGTCATCACCAGTCCCGGATGGGCTAAGGAGCCGGCACAGGAAGGTCCGGAGACGGAAATGCCCGCGGTGGTGAAGGCGTGGGTAGAGAGTCACTTGGAAAACTTGATCGCCGACTACCACTGGTTTCACACCCATCCGGAGCTTTCGTTTGAAGAACGGGAAACCTCTGCTCGGATCGCTCAACGGTGGCGCGAGGCGGGTTTCGAAGTGACCACAGGTGTTGGCGGTTATGGTGTTGTGGGGATCCTTGAAAATGGCCCCGGACCACGCTTGATGCTACGGACCGATCTGGATGCGTTGCCACTGGTCGAAAAAACTGAATTGCCCTACGCATCGACCGTGACCACCAAAAACACCGATGGTACCGATACGGGGGTGATGCACGCTTGTGGCCACGATGTTCACATGACCAACCTGGTTGGCGTCGCTCAATTCCTCGCCAGCCACCGCGATCTATGGCAGGGAACTTTGATGTTGATTGGCCAGCCCGCGGAGGAACGCGGGGCGGGGGCCAAAGCGATGCTCGAAGATGGCCTGTTCACTCGCTTTCAAAAGCCCGACTTTGCGATCGCGCTCCATGTGGGAGGCAATGTCGCGACGGGGAAGGTGGAAACGTTGGCAGGTTTCGCGATGGCGAACGTCGACAGCGTCGATATCACGATGATCGGCCGCGGCGGCCACGGTTCAGCGCCTCACACGACGATCGATCCGATCGTTCAAGCTGCCGCCCTGGTGATGGACCTGCAGACGATTGTCAGCCGCGAAATCAAGCCCTTGGATCCGGCTGTGGTCACCGTCGGATCGATTCATGGTGGGACGAAGCACAATATCATTGGCGATAGCTGCCACCTGCAGCTGACCGTGCGGTCGTACGATCCCAAGGTCCGCGAGAAGCTGCTGGCGGCGATCGAGCGAAAGGCCAAGGCGGTCGCCGCTAGCTTTGCCGCTCCCGAACCGAAGATCAGCGTCGCCGAAGGGACACCTTCGCTGAGGAACGACGATCAGCTGGCTGCGCGGATCACCGCAGTCTTTCAGAAGCTGTTGGGCGAAGCGAATGTGAGCACGCCAGCGCCGTCGATGGGAGGCGAGGACTTCAGCCGATACGGCCGAGCGGGAGTGCCGATTTTGATGTATCGCTTGGGATCGGTCGAAGCGCGGCGGTTGGACCGCTACGAGGTATTAGGAACCAATCCCCCGTCGCTCCACTCGAGTCTCTACTACCCCGACATCGAACCGACGTTGACGACGGGGCTGCAGACGATGGTTGCGGCCGCGCTGGAAATCCTCAGCAAATAGCACCGGCAACGGAAGGCTTGCCAGGGCGCGGACCGATCTGTCAAACGCTTGCAAAAGCGTTTGCTAGATGATGCCGCCGTGAACGCGAACCGGCGTCATATGGCTTGGTTGGTCAAGGAACCAGAAGCGTTCCCATTCATCGACGACCTGGCGAAGGTCTTCGGAGGTGAACAGCAACTGTTTGACACGGTGCTCGGGCCGAGCCGAATAGATTGGCAGAAAGCAGCCGCCCAACGGTCCGAGACATAGTGCCAGGGCGGTAATCTGAAATAAACGTCGCATCGCCGTTCCTCCGTGAACGTCTTTGTCTGCCGTGGAAGTCCATTGTTCGGATCCGAATCTGCTCGGAATCGCAACGCAGGAAATCGATCGTACTACTTCTCGTAATCGTAATCAGCCAACGGAGCGGTCTCCGAAGGCATCGTGAGTTGTCGAATCGGCGGGCTTGTTGTGGTTGTTGTCGGTTCTTTCGAGCGGATCCAAAACGGATTCGGTCTCAAGGTTGTTAACAATGCCCGCCGTCAGTTCGGCAACACGCGACTCCATCTCCTTGCCTGGCTTGAATGTGACGACATACTTTGCCGGCACACTCACTTGTTTCCCCGTACGAGGATTCCTGGCCTTTCGGGCAGCCCTTAATTTGACTTCAAAGACACCAAAGTTCCGCAGTTCGATCCGCTCCTCTTTGACAAGCGATTCGATGATTGCGTCGAACGTTTTTTGAACGATCTTCTTGGTTTGTTGTTGAGTCAGCCCGACTTCCTCGGAAATCGTTTTGACAATGTCTTTTTTGGTCACAAACTCGATCCCCAAGACGGATGATTCAGCGTTGTAAGTCCTTTGCACGACGCTACTTAGTAAAGCGAAGTGTAGACGCAACCGAACCTGCCGTCAAGATCGACCGGTCGTAAGATCGAAACGATCGACACAACCGATACTCTCCGAATCGGCTCTCTAGCCCGCAAACTTCAACAAAGCTGTAAAGATCGTGGTACTAGACGTTGGCTAGCATTTACTAAGCCGATTCCACTTTCGGTTTGTATTTCGCTAGCTCTCACAACTCCCCCGCCGGAACGTCCTGCTTTCCTTTGCTAGCGTATGCGATACAGCCTGGTAATCGAGCTGTCTCGCTGCACTGCAACACGCCGACGGTTTGCGGTTGCGCGGTTTTTCGCAAATTGGGTCGAGAGGCTCCCGTTGCGATGGGCTCCTGAACGGAAGAGCTGTCGAGCGTTCGCTCGACGCCCTCCCCCATCAAAACCTTAGGAGTCCGTCATGAACATCGCCTCAATCGTTTCTCCACCCGTCGATCGATCGCCTTTGCGACGCGATCGGAGAACCTCAAACCTCTTCGCCGCCGAGAGTCGACAGTTGGTGGGCTTGCTGATCGTCGCAGTTGCTAGCGTTGGAGTTCTGTTTGCCCGGCCAGCCGATGCGGCCGGAATGCTGGTCGCCGACGGCGGTGCGGGGGGCGTGCTGGAGATCAAACAGCAGGATGTCCGCGTGACGATCAACAACGGGATTGCTGTCACGCAGATCGACCAAGTCTTTGTGAATACCGAAAACCGGATCGTCGAAGCGCTCTACACCTTCCCGGTTCCACGCGGCGCGAGCGTTTCAAATTTCAGCATGTGGATCAGCGGCAAGGAGATGATCGGAGAGGTCGTCGAAAAGCAGCGGGCTCGCGAGATCTACAACAGCTACAAACGGGTGCGACGCGACCCGGGATTGCTCGAACAAGTCGATTTCAAGCAGTTTGAAATGCGGATCTTTCCGATCGCCGCCGGAGCGGAGCAGCGCGTGCGGATCGAATACTACCAGGAACTCCAGCTCGATCACGACTGGGGCACCTACGTTTACCCGCTCGCAACTCAAACCGCAGGTCGCCCGATCGATACGCGGGTGCAGGGCCGGTTTTCGATGAACCTGGAACTGCTCAGCGAGGTGCCGTTGCAGGAACTGCGAAGCGAATCGCACAAGGACGACTTCGTGGTCGTCAACCACACCGAGAGCTATGCTCAGGCGAGCATGGAGCTGACCGAAGGCGATCTTTCCCGCGACATCGTGCTAGCGTTTCAGACCAAGCGGCCGCAGACGGGAGTCGATGTTGTCAGCAGTTGGCCCGAGGGAGAAGACGGCTACTTTATGATGACGATCACGCCGGGCGAGGATCTCAGCAGCACGATGGAGGCGATGGATTATGTCTTTCTGTTGGATATCAGCGGATCGATGGCGAGGGATGAGAAACTGGCGATCAGCCGCCGGAGCGTCGCCGCGTTTATCGAATCGTTGAGCCCCGAGGATCGCTTCGAATGCCTCGCCTTCAATTTGCAACCGACGCCGTTGTTTCAAGAAGCTCGCGCCGCGACGGCTGACAATTTGGAAGTCGCCAATGAATTCTTTGCCGCCCAACGCGCCCGCGGCGGGACCGTGCTGGGGCCAGCGCTGAAGATGGCTTACGGATATCGCGATGCCGATCGACCGCTGAACGTTGTCCTGTTGAGCGACGGGCTGACCGAACCGGGCGAGCAATCGGAACTGCTGCGGTTGATCGGAGCACGACCCGACGGAGTCCGGGTGTTTTGTGTTGGCGTTGGCAACGAAGTGAATCGTCCCCTGTTGGACCAGATCGCGACGCGAGCCGGCGGATTGGCGGCGTTTGTTTCGACCGAGGATAGTTTCCGTCGCCAAGCCCATCTGATGCGTCAAAAGCTGGTTCGCCCAGCGATCGCCAACCTGTCGGTCGATTTCGCCGATACGCGAATCAGCGAAGTCGAACCGCAACAACTGGGCAATCTGTTTTACGGTACGCCACTGCGTCTGTTGGGGCGGTTCTCCTCCGGCGGTCCGACTCAGGTGACGATGAAAGGCGAGATCCAAGGGAGTCCATGGGAACAAACCGTCGAGATCCCTTTGCCGACGGAGCGATCGAAAGCCTATAACAGCCTGATCGAAAGGATGTGGGCGTTCCGCAAGGTCTCGCGGTTGTTGGACGAGGAACGAGGCGGATCGGGATCGCGCCAAGCCGAGATCGTGCGGCTGTGCGAAGGCTATTCGATCGTCTCTCCCTATGCTTCGATGCTGGTTTTGGAGAACGACGCCGAATACAAGCGCTGGAAGATCCAGCAACGCAACGCAACGCGCTTGAGCCGCGATCGGGCTTCGCAAAAACAGGTCGCCGATAAACTGGCGGCTCTACGTGATCGCAGCCAGGAGTACCTTGTATCGACGCCTGCGAAACCGGCGGCGACCGATACGCCCGCTGCAAATAGCCAAGACGCTGCCAACAACGCAAGCGTCCCCGCCGGCAACTCTCCGGAACCTGCCGCGCCCGGCCAAGCTCGCTCGCGTCGCGGAGTCGATCTCGATGTGCGTCCCTTCAGCGGAGGCGGTGGAGGCGCGATCGATCCCATCACCGCCACGCTGGCAATTTCTGCTGCCGGAGCGGCCGCCTGGACACGTCGACGCCGCAACCCACCGGCGAAGGTTTGATGCTTGCGGGAAGAGTGTCCCGGCGGAAGGAGATGCTGGGACGAAGCCTTGATGGAACATGAACCGACCTGATGTGGAGCGAATCAGCGATGAAGACGATTCCTGTTCCTGTGACGATCACGATCGTCCTGATATCGATTCTTGCCGCGGTCTTTCCGAGCCTCACATCGTTGCTGGAGCTCGATTTTCAACGGGCCGCCCAAGGAGAGATTTGGCGTTGGATCAGCGGACACGTGGTCCATTTTGATTGGAGTCACTTCTTTTGGGATGTCAGCATGTTCGCCACGCTATCGGCGATCTGCGAATCGAAGTACCGCCGCGCGTACGCTCCCATCTTGGTCGGCAGCATATTGGTGATCTCTCTATCGCTAGCGATCGTGTGTCCAGAGATCCGTTGTTATCGTGGGCTCTCGGGAATCGACACGATGTTGTTCGGATGGTGGGTGATCGATTGGATACGAACCAACCTGCACGCCAAAGATTTGCCGGCGGCGGGACTGGGAGGAATGATGTTGCTGGGGCTGGTCGGGAAACTCGGCTACGAAGCGGTCTTTCACCAGACGCTGTTTGTCCAGTCGGCTGCCTTCGTGCCGTTGGTCGAAGCCCACATTGCAGGGCTGATCTGTGGCGCGACCGCCGCACTGGGTGTGCCTATCGTTCAGAATTGGACTCGAGTTCGACAGCCGATCTCAGTCTAAACGAGGCCGTTCGACCCAGCGATAGGCTTGCTTGGAATTGAGCGAGCAGAAGTTGGCGGTCGCTGTGGCTCCCTTTTCTGCGGCGTATTGCATCGCGATCCGCTGCAGGTCTTCGTAAGTGGCCCCGCGATCCGAGACGGGCCAATTGCTAGCATAGATCACGCGCGAATCGCCAAACGCATTCCAGACGACATCGAGGTAGGGGCGATAGAATTCGAGGTCCTTCGGGGCCGGTTGCTTGCTGTGATGGGCCGCGCTTTCCACGAGACCAGAGATCTTGCAGTAGACGTTGTCGTGATCGGCGGCTGCGCGAATCCCGTCGATCCATCCCTGCGGCGGTCGATCGGCTGTGACCGGGACGTTGCCGATATGATTCTGCACGATCGTCAGGCTGGGCAGCCGACGCGCCAACTTGGCGATTACCGCTGGGGTCTCGGGGCCACCGTTGACGTCGAGGGCCAGGCCGCGGTCGGCCAGCGCTTTGAGTGCCGCGAGGTCGTTGGCTTCCAACAGCTTTTTCAAAAGCCCGACCGAGATCCGGATGCCGCGAAACAGCGGGTTGGCGGAGAACCGAGCCAGGTGTTTGTCGAAGTCGGGTTGGTCGGGATCGATCCGGCCGACAATCCCTAAGATAAACGGATCGTCCGCCGCCAAATCGAGCAGCCATGCGTTGTCTTCTACCCAGACGCTCGCTTCGACGATCACGGTTCCGGTCACCGGGCGGTATTGCTTCAGCTCGCGGAGATGTTTCGGCAAGACGGTTCGGTAGAGCGGACCCGGTCCGGGCCAAGGCACTCCCTGTGGCCGGCTTGGATCGTAGAAGTGCGTATGGCAATCGATGATCTCCAGCGGCGGATCGCTTTCGGCGGCGTCGCTGGTGCCAAGACACAGCCCGGTCAACGCAACGGCACCGCTTTGCAAGCAACCGCGGCGCGAGATCGTCGACGTTTTGAGAGACTCAAGTGAATTGGGATTCATGGGGATCTCGCGGTTTAGCGGTTGAAGATGAACTCGGTTGAGTTTAGCAGACTCCAGAAGATGTCTTCATAAACGTGGGCGTCTTTCTTCTGGTCACCGATCAGACCCAGCAAACCGGACATCTCTTCGGCGGTCGGTTGGCGACAGAGAGCGGTGATGAACATCTGTTGAATGATTTCTTCCGGCGTTTCGCCATCGGCGATCTGCTTTCGGAATCGTCCGTTGGCATACAGACGCCCTTGAACCGTCGAGCCAACGCTCAGGTTTAACGTTTGCGACAACGTCGGTTCGGTCTTGGTGTCGCAGACGCAGACCGAATTGCGCCCCGCACGACCAAACGTCTTAAAGAAGTCGCCACCGAAA from Rosistilla carotiformis includes the following:
- a CDS encoding amidohydrolase family protein is translated as MNPNSLESLKTSTISRRGCLQSGAVALTGLCLGTSDAAESDPPLEIIDCHTHFYDPSRPQGVPWPGPGPLYRTVLPKHLRELKQYRPVTGTVIVEASVWVEDNAWLLDLAADDPFILGIVGRIDPDQPDFDKHLARFSANPLFRGIRISVGLLKKLLEANDLAALKALADRGLALDVNGGPETPAVIAKLARRLPSLTIVQNHIGNVPVTADRPPQGWIDGIRAAADHDNVYCKISGLVESAAHHSKQPAPKDLEFYRPYLDVVWNAFGDSRVIYASNWPVSDRGATYEDLQRIAMQYAAEKGATATANFCSLNSKQAYRWVERPRLD